The Microbacterium horticulturae genome has a window encoding:
- a CDS encoding SDR family NAD(P)-dependent oxidoreductase — MARTAWDPRRLPDLSGRRYLVTGSTRGLGYFATEQLVRAGAHVILTGRNPNRLAAAHAAVERRVSGVGGDEAGSLETLLLDTSNFGSIRAAAATARTRGPLHGLLLNAGIVHPPRHRQTVGGHELVFATNVLGHFALAGELLQNLAVVGGRMVWLGSLAALSGDREPADPELVEGYTPWRAYVQSKVATTVLGLEADRRLRDAGVPVTSVVAHPGYSISGRTPGVRGVNEPSRMTRFVDNLQTPIAQSKEHGAWAPVRALIDPVVEGGQFWGPRFAVYGEPHRATPAKATRDPALGTRLWEYCENATRVRWPFEKAARARRRLR, encoded by the coding sequence GTGGCGCGGACGGCCTGGGATCCCCGACGCCTGCCCGACCTGAGCGGCAGGCGCTACCTGGTGACCGGTTCCACCCGGGGCCTGGGGTATTTCGCGACCGAGCAGCTCGTGCGCGCAGGAGCCCATGTGATCCTCACAGGCCGCAACCCGAACCGGCTCGCCGCCGCGCACGCCGCGGTCGAGCGCCGAGTGTCCGGCGTCGGGGGAGACGAGGCCGGCAGCCTCGAGACCCTGCTGCTCGACACCAGCAATTTCGGCTCGATCCGGGCCGCGGCGGCCACAGCCCGCACGCGCGGGCCGCTGCACGGCCTGCTACTGAACGCGGGGATCGTCCATCCTCCACGGCACCGTCAGACCGTCGGCGGGCACGAACTCGTGTTCGCGACAAACGTTCTCGGTCACTTCGCCCTTGCCGGAGAGCTGCTGCAGAACCTCGCGGTCGTCGGCGGGCGCATGGTATGGCTCGGCAGCCTCGCCGCGCTGTCCGGCGATCGTGAGCCGGCCGACCCCGAGCTCGTCGAGGGGTACACCCCCTGGCGCGCGTACGTGCAGTCGAAGGTCGCGACCACCGTGCTGGGGCTCGAGGCCGATCGGCGGCTGCGCGACGCGGGCGTGCCCGTGACGAGCGTGGTCGCCCATCCCGGCTACTCCATCAGCGGCCGTACCCCCGGTGTGCGCGGCGTGAACGAACCGAGCCGGATGACCCGCTTCGTCGACAACCTGCAGACGCCCATCGCCCAGTCGAAGGAGCACGGTGCCTGGGCGCCGGTGCGCGCCCTGATCGACCCCGTCGTGGAGGGCGGACAGTTCTGGGGTCCGCGATTCGCCGTGTACGGCGAACCGCACAGGGCGACGCCCGCGAAGGCGACGCGCGACCCCGCGTTGGGCACGCGCCTCTGGGAGTACTGCGAGAACGCCACGCGCGTGCGCTGGCCGTTTGAGAAGGCCGCCCGTGCCCGCCGGCGGCTTCGGTGA
- a CDS encoding HAD-IIA family hydrolase: MRTRADIECWLTDMDGVLVHENRPIPGASELLAQWRDRGIPFLVLTNNPIYTRRDLSARLARSGLDVPEDRIWTSALATAQFLKSQMPGGAAFVIGEAGLTTALHEAGFIMTETQPDYVVVGETRQYSFEAITMAIRFINAGARFIITNPDSTGPTSAGVVPATGSFAALITKATGKEPYVVGKPNPMMFRSAMNQIGAHSENTGMIGDRMDTDVVAGIEAGLHTVLVKTGITDRAEIERYPFRPDEIVDSVADLVDR; encoded by the coding sequence ATGCGGACCCGAGCCGATATCGAGTGCTGGCTGACCGACATGGACGGCGTGCTGGTCCATGAGAACCGCCCGATCCCCGGAGCGTCCGAGCTGCTCGCGCAGTGGCGGGACCGCGGCATCCCGTTCCTGGTCCTCACGAACAACCCGATCTACACGCGACGCGACCTCTCGGCGCGACTGGCGCGCTCGGGGCTCGACGTGCCCGAGGACCGCATCTGGACCTCGGCGCTGGCCACCGCGCAGTTCCTGAAGTCGCAGATGCCCGGCGGCGCGGCGTTCGTCATCGGCGAGGCAGGCCTGACCACGGCACTGCACGAGGCCGGGTTCATCATGACCGAGACGCAGCCCGACTACGTCGTCGTCGGCGAGACCCGGCAGTATTCGTTCGAGGCGATCACGATGGCCATCCGCTTCATCAACGCCGGCGCACGCTTCATCATCACGAACCCTGACTCGACCGGCCCGACGTCGGCGGGCGTGGTTCCGGCCACCGGCTCGTTCGCGGCCCTCATCACCAAGGCCACCGGCAAGGAGCCGTACGTGGTCGGCAAACCCAACCCGATGATGTTCCGCTCGGCCATGAACCAGATCGGCGCCCACTCCGAGAACACCGGCATGATCGGCGATCGCATGGACACCGACGTCGTCGCCGGTATCGAGGCCGGCCTGCACACCGTTCTCGTGAAGACCGGCATCACCGACCGCGCCGAGATCGAGCGGTATCCGTTCCGCCCCGACGAGATCGTCGACTCGGTCGCCGATCTCGTGGATCGCTGA
- a CDS encoding response regulator — MISVVIADDQDLVRGGLRIMLEQQDDITVCGEAATGAQAITAVREHRPDVVLMDVRMPELDGLDAMRVIVREDASVRVLMLTTYDLDEYVVAALREGASGYLLKDAAPSELIRAVRSVAAGETALAASVVDRIVDSYVRAAPARGIPPALDTLSARERDVLQALARGGTNVEIAAELFVSPATVKTHVASILAKLRLRDRVQAVILAYESGFVSRG; from the coding sequence ATGATCAGCGTCGTCATCGCCGACGATCAAGACCTGGTTCGCGGAGGCCTGCGGATCATGCTCGAGCAGCAGGATGACATCACCGTCTGCGGCGAGGCGGCCACCGGCGCGCAGGCCATCACCGCGGTGCGCGAGCACCGGCCGGACGTCGTGCTCATGGACGTGCGGATGCCCGAGTTGGACGGGCTCGACGCGATGCGGGTGATCGTCCGTGAGGACGCGTCGGTGCGGGTCCTCATGCTGACCACCTACGACCTCGACGAGTACGTCGTGGCGGCGCTGCGCGAGGGGGCGAGCGGCTACCTGCTGAAGGACGCCGCGCCGTCGGAGCTCATTCGCGCCGTGCGCTCTGTGGCGGCGGGCGAGACGGCTCTTGCGGCATCCGTCGTGGATCGCATCGTCGACAGCTACGTGCGCGCGGCGCCGGCCCGCGGCATCCCTCCCGCTCTTGACACGTTGAGCGCGCGCGAACGTGACGTTCTGCAGGCGCTGGCGCGCGGGGGCACGAACGTTGAGATCGCGGCTGAGCTCTTCGTCAGTCCCGCCACCGTGAAGACGCATGTCGCGTCGATCCTTGCGAAGCTCCGGCTGCGCGACCGCGTTCAGGCGGTGATCCTCGCCTACGAGTCGGGCTTCGTGTCGCGCGGGTGA
- a CDS encoding sensor histidine kinase, with the protein MQRRMRVPWADAVIAMVLAIGALVSTVMDAAAAHPLADIIAVLVAGSVALRTVAPWAMAIVASLGVVAISLLPDPSTPLWAFVTSLVVAFSLASRLTGWQMFAALGMLLVAEYVIQVRTSTSTVEMLLTPPVLVAAPAVAGWLLARSRAQAQRLRTLSAELAASRSHVAALSADAERMRITRDLHDALGHTLSSIAVQAGAAGSLLEEEHPARAPVERIRLAAHDGLDDVRHVLSAQRPADDGLTRVAELALHSGAELTVTGARQVVAGDPGDACFRIVQEALTNARRHAPGAPVRVLVDHRPGELVLEIVNGGPIGTVRPDGRGLIGMRQRALACGGRVEASPAGDGWCVRVWMPLPEAAT; encoded by the coding sequence ATGCAACGCCGCATGCGCGTTCCGTGGGCCGACGCCGTCATCGCCATGGTGCTGGCCATCGGCGCCCTCGTCTCGACGGTGATGGATGCCGCGGCCGCCCACCCGCTCGCCGACATCATCGCGGTGCTCGTCGCCGGCAGCGTCGCGCTGCGCACCGTCGCGCCGTGGGCGATGGCGATCGTCGCCTCGCTCGGCGTGGTCGCCATCTCGTTGCTGCCGGACCCCTCCACCCCGCTCTGGGCATTCGTCACCTCGCTCGTCGTCGCCTTCTCGCTCGCCTCTCGGCTGACCGGGTGGCAGATGTTCGCGGCGCTCGGGATGCTGCTCGTGGCCGAGTACGTCATCCAGGTGCGGACGAGTACCTCGACCGTCGAAATGCTGCTGACCCCGCCGGTGCTCGTCGCCGCGCCTGCGGTGGCCGGATGGCTGCTCGCGCGCTCGCGGGCGCAGGCGCAGCGTCTGCGCACTCTGTCGGCCGAGCTCGCGGCCTCCCGCTCGCATGTGGCCGCGCTGTCGGCGGACGCCGAGCGGATGCGCATCACTCGCGATCTGCACGACGCCCTCGGGCACACGCTGTCCAGCATCGCGGTGCAGGCGGGAGCCGCGGGCTCGCTGCTGGAAGAAGAGCACCCCGCCCGCGCCCCCGTCGAGCGGATCAGGCTCGCGGCGCACGACGGACTCGACGACGTGCGGCACGTTCTCTCCGCACAGCGGCCGGCCGACGACGGTCTCACCCGGGTCGCCGAGCTGGCTCTGCACAGCGGGGCCGAGCTGACGGTGACGGGTGCCCGCCAGGTCGTCGCCGGCGATCCGGGCGACGCGTGCTTCCGGATCGTGCAAGAGGCGCTGACCAACGCGCGCCGGCATGCGCCGGGTGCGCCGGTGCGAGTGCTCGTCGATCACCGTCCCGGCGAGCTGGTGCTCGAGATCGTCAATGGCGGCCCCATCGGCACCGTCCGGCCCGACGGACGCGGCCTCATCGGCATGCGACAGCGCGCACTCGCGTGCGGAGGCCGGGTCGAGGCATCCCCCGCCGGTGACGGCTGGTGCGTGCGGGTGTGGATGCCGCTTCCCGAGGCGGCGACATGA
- a CDS encoding ROK family protein: MTDLALAVDLGGTKVEAALVDSAGAVVPGSRARRPTGPGATPDLLQGALIQVVRTVLSGAGAGAGDGVVGVGIGSAGPIDHAAGTIAPVNMPKLHGMPLRDVVADAVARVGHREVPVCLGHDGGCLALAESWVGATRDARVSLAFVVSTGIGGGFLVDGRLFAGTTGNAGHLGQMHSDDGLSLERVASGPASVEWAQKQGWAGTTGEELAAAAASGHSVARAAIERSARAIGRALADIAALVDVELFAVGGGFSHVADDYVDLIGAALREAAALDYARAARIVRSGLGGDGPLIGAAALVLRRETAAV; the protein is encoded by the coding sequence GTGACCGACCTCGCTCTGGCCGTCGACCTGGGCGGCACGAAGGTCGAGGCCGCCCTCGTCGACAGTGCCGGCGCTGTCGTGCCGGGCTCGCGCGCGCGCCGTCCGACCGGGCCCGGCGCCACCCCCGATCTGCTGCAGGGCGCTCTCATCCAGGTGGTGCGCACGGTGCTCTCCGGAGCGGGAGCCGGAGCGGGCGACGGCGTGGTCGGCGTCGGCATCGGCAGTGCGGGACCCATCGACCACGCGGCGGGGACGATCGCGCCCGTCAACATGCCGAAACTGCACGGGATGCCGCTGCGCGACGTCGTGGCCGACGCCGTGGCTCGCGTCGGCCACCGCGAGGTGCCGGTGTGTCTCGGCCACGACGGCGGCTGCCTGGCGCTGGCCGAGTCGTGGGTCGGTGCGACCCGCGACGCGCGTGTGTCGCTGGCATTCGTGGTGTCGACCGGGATCGGTGGCGGCTTCCTCGTCGACGGGCGCCTGTTCGCCGGCACCACCGGCAACGCCGGACACCTCGGTCAGATGCACTCCGACGACGGGCTGTCGCTCGAGCGGGTGGCGTCGGGACCGGCGAGTGTCGAGTGGGCGCAGAAGCAGGGGTGGGCGGGGACCACCGGCGAAGAGCTGGCGGCGGCCGCGGCATCCGGCCACTCCGTCGCCCGCGCCGCGATCGAGCGCTCGGCGCGCGCGATCGGCCGTGCGCTCGCCGACATCGCGGCGCTCGTCGACGTCGAGCTCTTCGCCGTGGGCGGCGGGTTCTCGCACGTGGCCGACGACTACGTCGACCTCATCGGCGCGGCTCTGCGGGAGGCCGCCGCACTGGACTACGCGCGCGCGGCGCGCATCGTGCGCAGCGGACTGGGCGGCGACGGGCCGCTGATCGGTGCGGCTGCGCTCGTGCTGCGCCGCGAGACCGCCGCGGTGTAG
- a CDS encoding carbohydrate ABC transporter permease produces MSESATMAVTTGIERRSDRLSNAPSGSRARRRLSRTAKYVILILFVVIVLMPVYVLLVTSLKGPSDVSAVTSWRLPSRWPWQAGPDGATGFDNWATAWNTLAAPLGRTFLLAIPAAIISAMLGSMNGFVLSRWKFPYANVVFTLILFGMFIPYQAIMVPLVQMKTTLGMPSSIVTLLFVHIIYGLPICTLIFRNYYEGVPNELMEASRVDGAGMLSSYWRIILPLSLPGFVVTIIWQFTSAWNDYLFALFLSDANQGPVSLSLVNLSQGAQLSNYGASMAGALIASLPTLLVYIILGKYFIGGLMSGSVKS; encoded by the coding sequence ATGAGTGAATCGGCAACCATGGCGGTCACCACCGGCATCGAACGACGCAGCGACCGCCTCAGCAACGCCCCGTCGGGCAGCCGCGCGAGGCGTCGGCTGAGCCGCACGGCCAAGTACGTCATCCTCATCCTGTTCGTCGTCATCGTGCTGATGCCGGTGTACGTGCTGCTGGTCACGAGCCTGAAGGGACCGTCGGATGTGTCGGCGGTGACCTCGTGGCGCCTGCCCAGTCGCTGGCCGTGGCAGGCGGGACCCGACGGCGCGACCGGCTTCGACAACTGGGCCACGGCCTGGAACACCCTGGCCGCGCCGCTGGGGCGCACCTTCCTGCTCGCGATCCCGGCGGCGATCATCTCGGCGATGCTCGGGTCGATGAACGGCTTCGTGCTCTCGCGCTGGAAGTTCCCCTACGCGAACGTGGTGTTCACGCTGATCCTGTTCGGCATGTTCATCCCGTACCAGGCGATCATGGTGCCGCTCGTGCAGATGAAGACGACGCTGGGCATGCCCAGCAGCATCGTCACGCTGCTGTTCGTGCACATCATCTACGGTCTGCCGATCTGTACGCTGATCTTCCGCAACTACTACGAGGGTGTGCCGAACGAGCTCATGGAGGCCTCGCGGGTCGACGGCGCCGGCATGCTCTCGTCGTACTGGCGGATCATCCTGCCGCTGTCGCTCCCCGGTTTCGTCGTGACGATCATCTGGCAGTTCACCTCGGCGTGGAACGACTACCTTTTCGCGCTGTTCCTCTCCGATGCGAACCAGGGACCGGTCTCGCTGTCTCTGGTGAACCTGTCGCAGGGTGCTCAGCTGTCGAACTACGGCGCGTCGATGGCCGGGGCGCTGATAGCGTCGCTGCCGACGCTGCTGGTGTACATCATCCTCGGCAAGTACTTCATCGGCGGCCTCATGAGCGGGTCGGTCAAGTCGTGA
- a CDS encoding carbohydrate ABC transporter permease, giving the protein MRKGIRNWGPPLLLISPTIILVGIFVYVLIGVNFSTAMTKDSALTASEFVGLQNFVDLLTEQRFLHSLANLGIFTLFFMVGTMLFGFLWAWMLDKGVTAEGAFRSIYLFPMAVSFVASGVVWRWLLSSAQGDRASGLNRLLQSIGLGGLQNDWYNAPGWGMAAMAMPAIWQLAGYVMALFLSGFRGIPEELREAARMDGASEWKLYRYVIFPQLSPVALSALVIVAHMSLKVFDLIMAVTGSVYITEVPATYMWVALTGAEYGKASAIATILLLLVCVFIVPYLIYTARAERKARR; this is encoded by the coding sequence ATGCGCAAAGGCATCCGCAACTGGGGACCGCCGCTGCTCCTGATCTCGCCGACGATCATCCTGGTCGGCATCTTCGTCTACGTCCTCATCGGCGTGAACTTCTCCACGGCCATGACGAAGGACTCGGCGCTGACCGCGTCGGAGTTCGTCGGGCTGCAGAACTTCGTCGACCTGCTCACCGAGCAGCGCTTCCTGCATTCGCTGGCCAACCTCGGCATCTTCACCCTCTTCTTCATGGTGGGCACGATGCTCTTCGGGTTTCTCTGGGCGTGGATGCTGGACAAGGGCGTCACCGCTGAGGGCGCGTTCCGATCCATCTACCTCTTCCCGATGGCTGTCTCGTTCGTGGCGTCGGGTGTGGTGTGGCGCTGGCTGCTCAGCTCGGCGCAGGGCGATCGCGCTTCGGGGCTGAACCGCCTGCTGCAGTCGATCGGCCTCGGCGGCCTGCAGAACGACTGGTACAACGCGCCGGGGTGGGGAATGGCCGCCATGGCCATGCCCGCCATCTGGCAGCTGGCCGGCTATGTCATGGCGCTGTTCCTGTCGGGCTTCCGCGGCATCCCCGAAGAACTCCGCGAGGCGGCACGCATGGATGGTGCCTCCGAATGGAAGCTCTACCGGTACGTCATCTTCCCGCAGCTGAGCCCGGTCGCACTCTCGGCGCTCGTGATCGTCGCGCACATGTCGCTGAAGGTCTTCGACTTGATCATGGCGGTCACCGGCTCGGTGTACATCACCGAGGTGCCCGCGACCTACATGTGGGTTGCCCTGACGGGGGCCGAGTACGGCAAGGCGTCCGCGATAGCGACGATCCTGCTCCTGCTCGTGTGTGTGTTCATCGTGCCGTACCTGATCTACACAGCCCGCGCGGAGAGGAAGGCCCGGCGATGA
- a CDS encoding ABC transporter substrate-binding protein, which produces MRKALAAVAGLAVAGLALAGCSGSSDNGDNGDSANDDSQVEVFTWWASGSEKAGLDALVKVFNEQYPNTKFVNAAVAGGAGSNAKNALASRLKANNPPDSFQAHAGAELTDYIEAKKIEDLSGFYDENGLTDVFPSTLLDRLTVDGKIYSVPSNIHRANVTWVNTDLLTKAGIDPKVAPADLDAWLADMQKLKDNGVETPLSVATDWTQVQLFENVLLSVLGADGYQGLWDGTTKFDSADVTTAINYYTKLLSFANTDGTGQDWPVATDMVVDGTAAYNVMGDWALAEFDAKGMTYGKEYTTWPTPGTDGTFDFLADSFTLPVGAPHAAGAKNWLKTISSAEGQKAFNLAKGSIPARTDADPADYPVYQQGAMASFAKDTVVSSLAHGAAVKVSWLNDITSAIGQFVSTKDAGTFQDALVQAQTKGLGQ; this is translated from the coding sequence ATGCGCAAAGCACTTGCAGCAGTCGCGGGGCTGGCGGTCGCCGGTCTCGCACTCGCCGGCTGCTCCGGTTCCAGCGACAACGGCGACAACGGCGACAGCGCGAACGACGACAGCCAGGTCGAGGTGTTCACCTGGTGGGCATCGGGGTCGGAGAAGGCCGGTCTCGACGCGCTCGTCAAGGTGTTCAACGAGCAGTACCCGAACACCAAGTTCGTCAACGCAGCCGTCGCCGGCGGTGCCGGCTCGAACGCGAAGAACGCGCTCGCGTCGCGGCTGAAGGCGAACAACCCGCCGGACTCGTTCCAGGCCCACGCCGGAGCCGAGCTCACCGACTACATCGAGGCCAAGAAGATCGAAGACCTCAGCGGCTTCTACGACGAGAACGGGCTGACCGACGTCTTCCCGTCCACGCTGCTGGACCGCCTGACCGTCGACGGCAAGATCTACTCGGTGCCCAGCAACATCCACCGCGCGAACGTCACCTGGGTCAACACCGACCTGCTGACCAAGGCGGGCATCGACCCGAAGGTCGCCCCTGCCGACCTCGACGCGTGGCTGGCTGATATGCAGAAGCTCAAGGACAACGGGGTCGAGACCCCGTTGTCGGTTGCGACCGACTGGACGCAGGTGCAGCTGTTCGAGAACGTGCTGCTCTCGGTGCTCGGCGCCGACGGCTACCAGGGCCTGTGGGACGGCACGACCAAGTTCGACTCGGCCGATGTCACCACGGCGATCAACTACTACACGAAGCTGCTGAGCTTCGCGAACACCGACGGCACCGGGCAGGACTGGCCCGTGGCCACCGACATGGTGGTCGACGGCACCGCGGCCTACAACGTCATGGGTGACTGGGCGCTGGCCGAGTTCGACGCCAAGGGCATGACGTACGGCAAGGAGTACACCACCTGGCCGACGCCGGGCACCGACGGCACGTTCGACTTCCTCGCCGACTCGTTCACGCTCCCGGTGGGCGCTCCGCACGCCGCAGGCGCGAAGAACTGGCTGAAGACGATCAGCTCGGCCGAGGGGCAGAAGGCGTTCAACCTGGCGAAGGGCTCGATCCCGGCGCGCACCGACGCCGACCCCGCCGACTACCCGGTGTACCAGCAGGGTGCCATGGCATCGTTCGCGAAAGACACCGTCGTCAGCTCGCTGGCGCACGGCGCCGCGGTGAAGGTGTCGTGGCTGAACGACATCACCTCGGCGATCGGGCAGTTCGTCTCGACCAAGGACGCCGGCACGTTCCAGGACGCGCTCGTCCAGGCGCAGACCAAGGGTCTGGGTCAGTAA
- a CDS encoding LacI family DNA-binding transcriptional regulator, giving the protein MEDEPTLDKAPRRATMKDVAARAGVGLSTVSRVVSGKGGVAAAKVRAVEKAVRELNFSRNDSAHTLRTGSSATVGMVVTNISDPFFSALIKGVEERARERDLVVLVTSVTDAADEAERVIRRLLRRSLDGLILVAPEGSDLGFLQEQTGTPVVFVDQPPSDHVTADLVLVDNEGGAVSAVEHLYGAGHRRIACFAHESGRYTSVRREAGYYQALRRLGLPSDRALVVSVEDDVNVCAEALLELSRLPDPPTAIFSTNGRTTRALLGAQRLLGSRLALVGFDDFDLAELMDPPTTTIAQDPVAIGAAAADLLLSRIDGRSGPTQRIILGTRLVERGSGELPPHHD; this is encoded by the coding sequence ATGGAAGACGAACCGACGCTCGACAAAGCGCCCCGCCGCGCGACGATGAAAGACGTCGCCGCGCGTGCCGGCGTGGGTCTGTCGACCGTGTCACGCGTCGTCTCGGGCAAGGGCGGTGTCGCCGCCGCAAAGGTCCGCGCGGTCGAGAAGGCCGTGCGCGAGCTCAACTTCAGCCGCAACGACTCCGCGCACACGCTGCGCACGGGGTCGTCGGCCACGGTCGGCATGGTGGTCACCAACATCTCCGACCCGTTCTTCTCGGCGCTGATCAAGGGCGTGGAGGAGCGGGCTCGTGAGCGTGACCTCGTGGTGCTGGTGACATCGGTGACGGATGCCGCAGACGAGGCCGAGCGCGTGATCAGGCGCCTGCTGCGCCGCAGCCTCGACGGGCTCATCCTCGTCGCTCCCGAGGGCAGCGACCTGGGCTTTCTCCAGGAGCAGACCGGCACCCCGGTCGTCTTCGTGGACCAGCCGCCGAGCGACCATGTGACAGCCGACCTGGTCCTCGTCGACAATGAGGGAGGCGCGGTCTCGGCGGTCGAGCACCTGTACGGCGCCGGTCACCGGCGCATCGCGTGCTTCGCACACGAGAGCGGTCGCTACACGTCCGTGCGCCGCGAGGCGGGGTACTATCAGGCGCTCAGGCGGCTCGGTCTGCCCTCCGATCGCGCGCTCGTCGTCTCGGTCGAAGACGACGTCAACGTCTGCGCCGAGGCGCTGCTCGAGCTCTCCCGTCTGCCCGACCCGCCGACCGCGATCTTCTCTACGAACGGGCGCACGACGCGGGCGCTCCTGGGTGCACAGCGGCTGCTGGGCTCCCGCCTGGCACTCGTCGGCTTCGATGACTTCGACCTCGCCGAACTCATGGATCCGCCCACTACGACGATCGCTCAGGACCCGGTGGCAATCGGCGCGGCGGCGGCGGATCTTCTGCTCAGCCGCATCGACGGCAGAAGCGGTCCCACCCAGCGCATCATCCTCGGCACGCGCCTCGTCGAGCGCGGCTCGGGCGAGCTGCCTCCCCATCACGATTAG
- the pyrE gene encoding orotate phosphoribosyltransferase, with protein sequence MTAASTPALEADRQTLIGLITDEAVFHGDFTLSSGKKATYYVDMRKLTLDHRAAPAIGRIMHDLIREVDGIVAVGGLTLGADPIANAVMHESVRTDRPLDAFVVRKEPKDHGRGRQIEGADVAGKRVVVLEDTSTTGQSALKAVEVLRREGAEPVAVAVIVDRKTGAQAAVEAAGLQWLAAIDLDDLGLEPQ encoded by the coding sequence ATGACCGCCGCCTCCACGCCCGCGCTCGAAGCCGACCGCCAGACTCTCATCGGCCTGATCACCGACGAGGCCGTGTTCCACGGCGACTTCACGCTGTCGAGCGGCAAGAAGGCGACGTACTACGTCGACATGCGCAAGCTCACGCTTGATCACCGCGCGGCGCCCGCGATCGGGCGCATCATGCACGACCTGATCCGCGAGGTCGACGGCATCGTCGCTGTCGGCGGGCTGACCCTCGGCGCCGACCCGATCGCGAACGCCGTGATGCACGAGTCGGTGCGCACGGACCGGCCGCTCGACGCGTTCGTCGTGCGCAAGGAGCCGAAGGATCACGGCCGGGGCCGCCAGATCGAGGGGGCGGATGTCGCGGGCAAGCGCGTCGTCGTGCTCGAAGACACCTCGACCACCGGTCAGTCGGCCCTCAAAGCGGTCGAGGTGTTGCGGCGCGAGGGCGCCGAGCCGGTCGCCGTCGCGGTGATCGTCGACCGCAAGACCGGCGCGCAGGCCGCCGTGGAGGCGGCCGGGCTGCAGTGGCTGGCCGCGATCGACCTCGACGACCTGGGGCTCGAACCGCAGTAA